The following proteins are encoded in a genomic region of Chloracidobacterium sp.:
- a CDS encoding TolC family protein, with product MKFRKCARTLICSGAVLAGMAFVQQAAGQTTVSGAFTNAELANERSGASSRKLIKPVFDTYYSQADGISLDELVAKALASNGEIRIARLEADKARARRFQAGSRRNPTLDVEQAVGSFVGDSGEGAFTVGAALPLDLYGVRVRRIQMAEADIAIREAEIAAQQRAVVAKVLDSYSDALSVFRELQVLEELLELDTETARIVQIRVNEGETPPLELNLLQAEVERLRARRSLIEGRLQAALSRLSFLAGFPPTTPIRLKEDISTARLPYLPASLESGIASALNERPEIRLALLEESLAAAGLRLAKAQGKPELSATTKFSYGRSVIDDPRGPFDQRDRSLSFGVSVSIPVFDRNQGAKAEAEIAIRQAQERKVFAEQIVKSEVAAAFRRVEASRKALNGLQNTVLPMSLKNIETVRKVYEIGELKVTDLIAEQRRLLETNNDLTETLTEFYKAQADLFIAVGLKFKDQ from the coding sequence ATGAAATTTAGAAAGTGTGCCCGAACACTCATTTGTTCGGGAGCCGTACTTGCGGGTATGGCATTTGTGCAGCAGGCGGCCGGCCAAACGACCGTTTCCGGTGCATTTACTAATGCGGAATTGGCGAATGAGCGATCCGGCGCGAGCAGCCGAAAGCTGATAAAGCCGGTCTTCGACACCTATTACAGCCAAGCCGACGGCATTTCACTCGACGAGCTGGTTGCTAAAGCACTAGCCTCGAACGGTGAGATCAGGATCGCGCGGCTTGAGGCCGACAAGGCGCGTGCACGCCGTTTTCAGGCAGGATCGAGACGCAATCCGACACTCGACGTCGAGCAAGCGGTAGGTTCGTTCGTCGGCGATAGCGGCGAAGGGGCCTTTACCGTCGGTGCCGCTCTGCCGCTCGATCTCTACGGCGTTCGGGTTCGCCGCATTCAGATGGCCGAAGCGGACATTGCGATCCGTGAGGCAGAGATCGCGGCTCAACAACGAGCGGTCGTCGCAAAGGTCCTCGATTCGTACTCCGACGCACTTTCCGTATTCCGGGAACTGCAAGTCCTCGAAGAACTGCTTGAGCTTGACACCGAAACCGCTCGGATTGTACAGATCCGCGTAAATGAAGGCGAAACACCGCCGCTCGAACTAAATCTTCTTCAGGCAGAGGTCGAACGCCTTCGTGCGAGACGCAGTTTGATCGAAGGGCGATTGCAGGCGGCACTTTCTCGCCTGAGTTTTCTCGCGGGCTTTCCGCCGACGACGCCAATTCGCCTAAAGGAAGATATCTCGACCGCCCGTTTACCTTATCTTCCGGCGTCCCTCGAGTCGGGCATCGCCTCAGCATTGAACGAACGTCCGGAAATACGCCTTGCACTGCTCGAAGAGAGCCTTGCGGCAGCCGGCCTTCGACTCGCCAAGGCGCAAGGTAAACCGGAATTGAGTGCAACCACAAAATTTTCGTATGGCAGATCGGTGATTGACGATCCGCGAGGGCCTTTTGACCAACGCGACCGAAGCCTCAGTTTTGGTGTGAGCGTCTCGATCCCAGTATTTGACCGCAACCAAGGTGCAAAGGCCGAAGCTGAGATCGCGATCCGGCAAGCACAAGAACGAAAGGTATTTGCCGAACAGATCGTAAAAAGCGAAGTTGCGGCCGCTTTTCGACGCGTCGAGGCTTCGCGCAAAGCTCTGAACGGCCTTCAGAATACCGTTCTGCCGATGTCTCTCAAGAATATCGAGACCGTCCGAAAAGTTTATGAGATCGGCGAACTTAAGGTAACCGACCTCATCGCCGAACAGCGCAGATTATTGGAGACGAACAACGACCTAACCGAAACCCTAACCGAATTTTACAAGGCACAGGCCGACCTTTTCATCGCGGTGGGCTTGAAATTCAAAGATCAATGA
- a CDS encoding efflux RND transporter periplasmic adaptor subunit, which translates to MSNESMDPVEDQANIRKDNDVSQDPEQARPKNNALAWMITAGVIIAILLLGSAWILIKRNGAGTADRTAASEPEAHHDGLQPVQEVRLEPDAAAAANITTEQVAQRPAVSLLYVTGTVELNPERTEMATPLVGGRIQSVRYGVGDHVERGTVLATISSPQLAQLHGKMHEARTQFELAVRNMERVQRTENRVNVLAAKAKLDEADATLKRTKKLIDLGAGAGKDLVAAEAAYRTAKAEYEFQSNISLNKEIQEAKAAVETSREDLAHIVDEMRSYGDLSASIDEPADHGQDTSLVALRAPISGMVTERRFNAGAGIEANTPVFVISNLGTVYVIANVPQVSVNRLSIGSAAEIRTPSVGTVNGRISFIDPRIDEQTRTARVRLEVSNVGGRLRAGMFTEVGFYTGISDTGDQELFVRSEAVQRLGDQTIVFVPRASENGVFEVRNIEAGADIDGYTRIVKGLQFGESVVTNGSFVLKTQLEKGAIGDDH; encoded by the coding sequence ATGTCAAACGAGAGTATGGATCCCGTAGAGGATCAAGCGAACATCAGAAAAGATAATGACGTGTCTCAAGACCCCGAACAGGCACGTCCTAAAAACAACGCATTAGCATGGATGATAACGGCCGGCGTTATCATCGCTATATTGCTTCTCGGTTCGGCTTGGATCCTCATCAAACGGAACGGTGCAGGGACCGCTGATCGCACTGCGGCTTCGGAACCGGAAGCACATCACGACGGCCTTCAGCCGGTACAGGAAGTGCGCTTGGAACCTGACGCGGCCGCGGCGGCAAATATCACGACCGAACAAGTTGCCCAGAGGCCCGCTGTTTCGCTCCTTTATGTAACAGGCACGGTTGAGCTGAACCCGGAGCGTACGGAAATGGCTACACCGCTTGTGGGCGGACGAATACAGAGTGTCCGCTACGGCGTCGGCGATCATGTTGAGCGCGGCACGGTCCTGGCCACTATTTCGTCCCCTCAGCTTGCACAGCTTCACGGCAAGATGCACGAAGCCCGGACACAATTCGAACTCGCAGTGCGAAACATGGAGAGAGTTCAAAGAACCGAGAATCGTGTGAATGTCCTTGCGGCGAAAGCAAAACTTGACGAAGCGGACGCAACACTTAAGCGGACGAAGAAGCTCATTGATCTCGGGGCCGGAGCCGGCAAGGATCTCGTCGCCGCCGAAGCGGCATACAGGACCGCCAAAGCCGAGTACGAGTTCCAGTCAAATATCTCGCTGAATAAGGAGATCCAAGAGGCGAAAGCAGCGGTGGAGACCTCGCGAGAAGATCTTGCACACATAGTTGACGAAATGCGATCTTACGGCGATCTCAGTGCTTCGATCGACGAGCCGGCCGACCACGGGCAGGACACGTCTCTCGTTGCTCTGCGTGCTCCGATCTCGGGAATGGTAACCGAGCGGAGATTCAATGCCGGTGCGGGGATCGAGGCCAACACGCCCGTATTCGTTATCTCGAACCTCGGAACGGTGTATGTGATCGCGAACGTCCCTCAAGTGAGCGTGAACCGCTTGAGCATCGGCTCGGCAGCCGAGATACGAACGCCGTCCGTCGGCACGGTAAACGGCCGGATCAGCTTTATCGATCCGAGGATCGACGAACAAACAAGGACGGCGCGTGTGAGGCTTGAGGTCTCTAATGTCGGCGGAAGGCTCCGCGCGGGAATGTTCACAGAAGTTGGCTTTTACACCGGAATATCCGATACCGGCGATCAAGAGCTCTTCGTCCGCAGTGAGGCAGTGCAACGGTTGGGTGACCAAACCATCGTATTCGTCCCGCGCGCGAGTGAGAACGGCGTGTTTGAGGTCAGGAACATTGAGGCAGGAGCAGATATCGACGGCTACACGCGAATAGTAAAAGGCCTTCAGTTCGGCGAGAGCGTTGTTACCAACGGAAGCTTTGTCCTGAAAACGCAATTGGAAAAAGGTGCGATCGGCGACGATCACTAG
- a CDS encoding Rrf2 family transcriptional regulator: MILSKTTGYGIRALAYLAGRERAAVCGLQEIADSENIPPVYLRKILGELRRQRILRSVKGVHGGYILAREPETITLWEVNTILAPDPYFDECLLGDGDCGPPHSCVLHEEWDEIRRIFVDFLKAKTIAEIARTMNKEIPAAGISAEIVAEENHTMEGKL; the protein is encoded by the coding sequence GTGATTCTATCGAAAACCACGGGATACGGGATCAGGGCGCTGGCCTACTTGGCGGGCAGAGAAAGGGCCGCCGTTTGCGGACTGCAAGAAATCGCGGACAGTGAGAACATCCCACCGGTTTATTTGAGAAAGATACTCGGAGAACTCCGCAGGCAGAGGATATTGCGGTCGGTCAAAGGTGTACACGGCGGTTACATCCTTGCCAGGGAACCCGAAACGATCACTCTATGGGAAGTGAATACGATCCTTGCACCCGATCCGTATTTTGATGAATGCCTGTTGGGTGACGGCGACTGCGGACCGCCTCATTCCTGCGTACTCCACGAGGAATGGGACGAGATAAGAAGGATCTTCGTTGATTTTTTGAAAGCTAAGACGATCGCCGAGATCGCTCGAACGATGAATAAGGAAATTCCCGCTGCAGGCATATCAGCCGAAATTGTAGCGGAAGAGAACCATACGATGGAAGGCAAATTATGA
- a CDS encoding c-type cytochrome: MKQRTEPQYRYYHVFFSKTSSMTAGGALIAMLCVIFLTGAVFGQDAGQQIFETRCYSCHNIGGGDKQGPDLKGVTDRQSEEWLQEFIKGPQAMAKKDPAAADLFKKFAPTVMPDQSLTPDEFQAIISLIKSITANDGTFVPSGAKLSREIEPGDVEAGRLLFTGATKLANGGAACNSCHNLSGVGEFGGGTLGPDLTAVNIKYTDPELILALENPNFPTMKSLFETRKLTDDEIVKLFALFQNSKLNHPTANVVPTAASSKIEPGFLIIGFAVAIIALIGMNLRWRKRNHGVRQELVRRATK; the protein is encoded by the coding sequence ATGAAGCAAAGGACAGAACCGCAGTATCGGTACTATCACGTCTTCTTTAGTAAGACATCGTCGATGACGGCCGGAGGGGCACTCATTGCGATGCTTTGTGTCATTTTTCTGACAGGAGCCGTCTTTGGTCAAGACGCCGGTCAGCAGATATTCGAGACGCGCTGTTACAGCTGCCATAACATAGGTGGCGGCGATAAGCAGGGGCCCGACCTTAAGGGCGTAACCGACCGGCAGTCAGAAGAATGGCTCCAGGAATTCATCAAAGGCCCGCAGGCAATGGCTAAGAAGGATCCGGCTGCCGCAGACCTTTTTAAGAAATTCGCCCCGACCGTGATGCCGGATCAATCGCTTACGCCGGACGAGTTTCAGGCGATCATCAGCTTGATCAAGAGCATTACGGCAAATGACGGCACGTTCGTGCCGTCGGGTGCGAAGCTGTCGCGCGAGATCGAACCCGGGGACGTCGAGGCCGGACGGCTGTTGTTCACAGGTGCTACAAAACTCGCGAACGGCGGGGCGGCTTGCAACTCCTGCCATAACCTCAGCGGCGTCGGCGAATTCGGCGGCGGCACTCTCGGCCCCGATCTGACCGCGGTGAACATAAAGTACACCGACCCTGAGTTGATACTTGCGTTAGAAAATCCGAATTTTCCGACGATGAAAAGCCTGTTCGAGACGCGTAAACTCACGGATGATGAGATCGTGAAACTGTTCGCACTGTTTCAGAACTCAAAGCTAAACCATCCGACCGCGAACGTAGTGCCGACGGCGGCTTCGTCGAAGATCGAGCCGGGCTTTCTGATCATCGGTTTTGCGGTCGCGATAATAGCGTTGATCGGTATGAATTTAAGATGGCGGAAGCGTAACCACGGCGTGCGTCAGGAGCTTGTGCGGAGGGCAACAAAATGA
- a CDS encoding response regulator transcription factor — MIADDAGLKHPYTIHILRQINTRKRLELLVKDFLVSEIDLPEREAAAVIQSSRSPVGETELTQRELEILKLLATGQTSTAMGKALHISRNTVDNHVQHILKKLNAHSRLEAVRIAERAGLFIRSTNGNSTSGNGAHA; from the coding sequence CTGATCGCAGATGATGCCGGCTTAAAACACCCGTACACCATCCATATTCTTCGCCAGATCAATACGCGTAAAAGGCTTGAGCTGCTTGTAAAGGATTTTCTTGTGAGCGAGATCGATCTACCGGAGCGGGAAGCTGCCGCCGTAATTCAGTCATCGCGTTCGCCGGTGGGCGAAACCGAATTGACGCAGCGCGAGCTTGAGATCCTTAAACTGCTGGCTACCGGCCAGACGTCCACTGCGATGGGCAAGGCTCTGCACATCAGCCGCAACACCGTCGATAATCACGTTCAGCACATTCTCAAAAAATTGAACGCTCACTCGCGTTTGGAAGCGGTCCGCATTGCCGAACGCGCCGGCTTGTTCATTCGCTCGACGAACGGAAATTCGACATCCGGCAATGGTGCTCACGCATAA
- a CDS encoding class I SAM-dependent methyltransferase: protein MSGENFVPALRNQRYDRFYDAVVALTTREKAFRRTLADQVGVRPGDRVLDLACGTGTFAIMLKRQFPDVVINGLDADAYMLEIARAKADKAGLAIEFEQAMSYEMPYEDGRFDRVASSLFFHHLTPENKLRTLREVERVLVPNGEVHIADWGLASNRLMERMSVLVQKFDGYETTADSFAGALPQLMYQAGFENISETRYLNTVFGTIRFHSASKPH from the coding sequence ATGTCAGGAGAAAATTTCGTTCCCGCACTACGGAACCAACGATACGATCGCTTCTACGACGCCGTTGTTGCCCTAACGACGCGCGAGAAGGCGTTCAGAAGAACCCTGGCCGATCAAGTCGGCGTACGTCCGGGCGATCGAGTTCTTGACCTCGCATGCGGTACCGGAACGTTCGCGATCATGTTAAAGCGTCAGTTTCCGGATGTTGTGATCAACGGACTTGACGCGGACGCCTATATGCTTGAGATCGCTCGCGCGAAGGCCGATAAGGCCGGCTTGGCGATCGAGTTCGAGCAAGCGATGTCATACGAGATGCCTTATGAAGACGGCAGATTTGACCGTGTCGCTTCGAGCCTCTTCTTCCATCATTTGACGCCTGAGAACAAACTGCGGACACTCCGCGAGGTCGAAAGGGTTCTCGTGCCAAACGGCGAGGTTCATATCGCGGATTGGGGACTTGCAAGTAACCGCCTGATGGAGCGTATGTCAGTCCTTGTTCAGAAATTTGACGGATACGAAACGACCGCCGACAGTTTTGCGGGTGCTCTGCCGCAGTTGATGTATCAGGCAGGGTTCGAGAATATCTCAGAAACTCGTTATCTGAACACGGTTTTCGGCACTATTCGGTTTCACAGTGCAAGCAAGCCGCACTGA
- a CDS encoding nitrate reductase subunit alpha produces MNWIKDLINPKTRSWEEFYRNRWQHDKVVRSTHGVNCTGGCSWNIYVKQGIVTWEMQALDYPLLEDGLPPYEPRGCQRGISFSWYLYSPIRVKYPYFRGALQDLWREARKQYSDPVEAWNSIVSNPESRARYQRARGKGGFRRASWDEVTEIIAASVIHTIKKHGADRIFGFSPIPAMSFLSFAAGARFLQLLGGVKLSFYDWYSDLPPASPEVWGEQTDVGESADWYNAKFLAIMGSNPNMTRTPDCHFAAESRHNGTKLVVMAPDFSQVSKYADQWIPVLAGQDGAYWQAVNHVILKEYHYDKQTPYFIDYGKRYTDSPFLLELVKTENGYEAGQLVRANRLSRYKDEENGEWKFLIWDERSGEARMPGGSMGHRWAETQGKWNLEFNDPSTGEEIDPQLTLIDDKSDVTQVICREFGTDQVFTRGVPTRTLKTESGDVKVTTVYDLLMAQFGVDRGLGGEYPTGYDDEERSYTPAWQEKFTGVSRNTVIKFAREWASTAEKTEGKCMVIIGAGINHWYHNNLMYRSAITALMLCGCVGKNGGGLNHYVGQEKLAPVASWSTIAFAKDWIPTSRMQNAPSWHYIMSEQWRYEREFKEYYSVPDNSAVDPETGKIAHLHAADVQVKAVRNGWLPFYPQFERTNADLLKEAAEAGAVTEAEVADHLVKQLKDRTLKFSVENPSAPENYPRVWFIWRGNALMSSAKGHEYFLKHYLGTHTNTISEEIVGDTVKDIMAETPTVPGKMDLVVDLNFRMDTSALYSDIVLPAATWYEKADLNSTDLHSFVHPLSEAVPPAWESRSDWEIFRGLAKKVSELAETHIPEPVKDLITVPLGHDSPDEIAQPKIKDWSKGECEAIPGKTMPHIKIVERDYPNLYNQFISLGPLAKKNGMGAHGVKYDVADFYDDVVESKQFPLVEWGGEKYPSLKRAEEAANMVLWFAPETNGEFAYRAYQFIEKKVGRPLAHLGEKSRNARVTYKDLQAQPRRVINSPIWSGLVTNGRAYSAFTYNYENFVPWRTLTGRQQFYLDHEGYIAFGESLPTYKPSPKPADFGDIRLSTQGPKTLALNYLTPHGKWHIHSTYYDNNRMLTLSRGIEPLWVNDKDAIKLGINDNDWVEVYNDNGVVCTRAVVSARIPPGVCIQYHSPERTLGIPKSPMRGNRRAGGHNSLTRIRLKPVLMMGGYGQFTFHLNYWGPTGVNRDTFILVRKLEELKW; encoded by the coding sequence ATGAACTGGATCAAAGACCTAATCAATCCTAAGACGCGGTCTTGGGAGGAATTTTACCGTAACCGCTGGCAGCACGATAAGGTCGTGCGCAGCACACATGGCGTGAATTGTACCGGCGGTTGCAGTTGGAACATCTACGTCAAGCAGGGGATCGTGACCTGGGAAATGCAGGCACTCGATTATCCGCTGCTCGAGGACGGCCTGCCGCCGTATGAACCTCGCGGCTGCCAACGCGGTATCTCGTTCTCGTGGTATCTTTACAGCCCTATACGCGTCAAGTATCCGTATTTCCGAGGCGCTCTTCAAGACCTTTGGCGTGAAGCGCGTAAGCAATACAGCGATCCGGTCGAGGCTTGGAATTCGATCGTTAGCAATCCCGAGTCGCGGGCCCGCTATCAGCGTGCGCGGGGCAAGGGCGGTTTTCGCCGTGCAAGCTGGGATGAAGTAACAGAGATCATTGCGGCTTCCGTGATTCATACCATCAAAAAGCACGGCGCCGACAGGATCTTCGGATTCTCGCCGATCCCGGCGATGTCGTTCCTGTCGTTTGCGGCCGGTGCCCGATTCCTGCAGCTTTTGGGCGGCGTAAAACTCAGCTTCTATGATTGGTACTCCGATCTTCCGCCGGCGTCCCCCGAAGTATGGGGTGAACAGACCGACGTTGGCGAGAGCGCCGATTGGTATAACGCAAAGTTCCTCGCGATCATGGGTTCAAATCCGAATATGACGCGAACGCCCGACTGCCACTTTGCGGCGGAGTCACGTCACAACGGCACAAAACTGGTGGTGATGGCCCCCGACTTCAGCCAAGTCTCTAAGTATGCCGACCAGTGGATCCCGGTGCTTGCGGGACAGGACGGAGCCTACTGGCAGGCGGTCAACCACGTTATTCTTAAGGAGTATCATTACGATAAGCAGACTCCGTACTTTATTGATTACGGCAAACGGTACACCGACTCACCGTTCCTTCTGGAACTCGTCAAAACAGAGAATGGCTATGAGGCCGGGCAGCTTGTCCGAGCGAACAGGCTTTCGCGTTACAAGGATGAGGAGAACGGTGAGTGGAAATTCCTTATATGGGACGAGCGTTCCGGTGAAGCACGTATGCCCGGCGGCAGCATGGGCCACCGTTGGGCCGAAACCCAAGGAAAATGGAACCTCGAATTCAACGATCCGTCAACGGGCGAGGAGATCGACCCGCAGCTGACACTTATCGATGATAAGTCGGATGTGACGCAGGTCATCTGCCGCGAGTTCGGCACCGATCAGGTCTTTACGCGCGGTGTACCGACGCGAACCCTAAAGACCGAATCGGGTGATGTTAAGGTAACGACCGTTTACGACCTGCTGATGGCTCAATTCGGCGTTGATCGCGGGCTTGGCGGCGAGTATCCGACCGGCTACGACGACGAAGAAAGGTCATATACACCTGCGTGGCAGGAGAAGTTCACGGGTGTTAGCCGCAATACTGTCATCAAGTTCGCACGCGAATGGGCAAGTACCGCTGAGAAGACCGAGGGCAAGTGCATGGTCATCATCGGCGCGGGCATAAACCATTGGTATCACAATAACTTGATGTACCGTTCGGCGATCACGGCGCTGATGCTTTGCGGCTGTGTCGGCAAGAACGGCGGCGGGCTTAATCACTACGTCGGCCAAGAAAAACTTGCACCGGTCGCCTCGTGGTCAACAATTGCGTTTGCAAAGGATTGGATCCCGACCTCGCGCATGCAAAATGCACCGTCGTGGCACTACATCATGAGCGAGCAGTGGCGCTACGAGCGTGAGTTCAAGGAATATTATTCAGTTCCCGACAACTCCGCGGTCGACCCCGAGACCGGAAAGATCGCACATCTGCATGCCGCGGATGTACAGGTAAAGGCAGTGCGTAACGGATGGCTTCCGTTCTATCCGCAATTTGAACGCACCAACGCCGATCTGCTGAAGGAAGCGGCGGAGGCCGGAGCTGTCACGGAGGCGGAGGTCGCCGATCATTTGGTCAAGCAACTAAAGGATCGCACACTCAAATTCTCGGTCGAGAATCCGAGCGCTCCTGAGAACTATCCCCGCGTTTGGTTCATCTGGCGCGGAAACGCCCTGATGTCGAGTGCAAAGGGGCACGAATATTTCCTAAAGCACTATCTCGGGACGCATACGAACACCATTTCCGAGGAGATAGTGGGAGATACCGTTAAGGATATTATGGCCGAGACGCCGACCGTTCCGGGCAAGATGGACCTCGTGGTCGATCTTAACTTCCGGATGGATACATCGGCTCTTTACTCGGACATCGTTCTGCCTGCGGCAACTTGGTACGAAAAGGCCGACTTGAACTCGACCGATCTCCATTCGTTCGTTCATCCGCTTTCGGAGGCGGTGCCGCCGGCGTGGGAGTCAAGAAGCGATTGGGAGATATTCCGCGGCCTTGCAAAGAAGGTCAGCGAATTGGCCGAAACGCATATACCGGAGCCTGTCAAGGATCTTATTACGGTCCCGCTCGGGCACGATTCGCCTGACGAGATCGCTCAGCCGAAGATCAAGGATTGGTCGAAAGGCGAGTGTGAGGCGATCCCCGGAAAGACGATGCCGCACATTAAGATCGTCGAGCGGGATTACCCGAATCTCTATAATCAGTTCATCTCGCTCGGGCCGCTCGCTAAGAAGAACGGCATGGGAGCTCACGGCGTGAAGTACGACGTTGCGGATTTTTACGATGATGTCGTTGAGTCAAAGCAGTTCCCGCTGGTCGAGTGGGGCGGTGAAAAATATCCGTCACTAAAACGGGCTGAAGAAGCCGCGAACATGGTGCTGTGGTTCGCTCCTGAGACGAACGGTGAATTCGCGTACCGAGCGTATCAGTTCATCGAAAAGAAGGTCGGCCGCCCGCTTGCGCATCTCGGCGAGAAGTCGCGAAATGCTCGTGTAACGTACAAAGACCTTCAGGCTCAACCGCGGCGGGTCATAAATAGTCCGATCTGGTCGGGCCTTGTGACGAACGGCCGTGCCTACTCGGCGTTCACTTACAACTACGAGAACTTTGTTCCGTGGAGAACGCTGACAGGGCGGCAGCAGTTCTATCTCGACCACGAAGGCTACATCGCATTCGGTGAAAGCCTGCCCACGTATAAGCCGTCACCGAAACCCGCGGATTTCGGCGACATAAGGCTCAGCACGCAAGGCCCGAAGACGCTGGCCCTGAATTACCTGACGCCGCACGGTAAATGGCATATCCATTCGACCTACTACGACAACAACCGCATGCTCACGCTTTCGCGCGGCATCGAACCGCTGTGGGTCAATGACAAGGATGCGATCAAACTCGGCATCAACGACAACGATTGGGTCGAGGTCTATAACGACAACGGCGTTGTCTGCACCCGTGCCGTTGTCAGCGCGCGCATCCCGCCGGGTGTTTGTATCCAATACCATTCACCGGAACGCACGTTGGGCATTCCGAAGTCGCCGATGCGCGGTAATCGCCGTGCCGGAGGCCACAACAGCCTGACGCGTATTCGTTTGAAACCCGTATTGATGATGGGCGGCTACGGCCAGTTCACCTTCCACCTCAATTATTGGGGTCCGACGGGAGTGAACCGCGATACGTTCATCTTGGTGAGGAAGCTTGAAGAGCTGAAATGGTAA